Proteins from one Peromyscus eremicus chromosome 8a, PerEre_H2_v1, whole genome shotgun sequence genomic window:
- the Sgsh gene encoding N-sulphoglucosamine sulphohydrolase: MHTRGLACCVALLVLGLCCVHSRNVLLIVADDGGFESGAYNNSAISTPHLDALARHSLIFRNAFTSVSSCSPSRASLLTGLPQHQNGMYGLHQDVHHFNSFDKIQSLPLLLSQAGVHTGIIGKKHVGPETVYPFDFAFTEENSSVLQVGRNITRIKQLVQKFLQTQDDRPFFLYVAFHDPHRCGHSQPQYGTFCEKFGNGESGMGRIPDWTPQTYDPQDVMVPYFVPDTPAARADLAAQYTTIGRMDQGVGLVLQELRSAGVLNETLIIFTSDNGIPFPSGRTNLYWPGTAEPLLVSSPEHPQRWGQVSEAYVSLLDLTPTILDWFNVPYPSYAIFGSKTIQLTGRSLLPALEAEPLWATVFSSQSHHEVTMSYPMRSVHHQNFRLIHNLSFKMPFPIDQDFYVSPTFQDLLNRTTAGQPTGWYKDLHHYYYRERWELYDVSRDPRETQNLATDPHFSQVLEMLKAQLAKWQWETHDPWVCAPDGVLEEKLTPQCRPLHNEL, from the exons ATGCACACCCGGGGACTGGCCTGCTGCGTGGCGCTGTTGGTCCTGGGACTCTGCTGCGTGCACTCGCGCAATGTGCTGCTGATTGTTG CGGATGACGGAGGTTTTGAAAGTGGTGCGTACAACAATAGTGCCATCTCCACCCCTCACCTGGATGCCCTGGCCCGCCACAGCCTCATCTTCCGAAATGCCTTCACCTCTGTCAGCAGCTGCTCCCCGAGCCGTGCCAGCCTCCTCACCGGCCTGCCCCAG CACCAGAATGGCATGTATGGGCTGCACCAGGATGTACATCACTTTAACTCCTTCGACAAGATACAGAGCCTACCACTGCTGCTCAGCCAGGCTGGAGTGCACACAG GCATCATTGGGAAGAAGCATGTGGGTCCGGAGACTGTGTACCCCTTTGACTTTGCCTTCACGGAGGAGAACAGCTCTGTGCTGCAGGTCGGGCGGAACATCACTAGAATTAAGCAGCTAGTCCAGAAATTTCTGCAGACTCAGGATGACAG GCCTTTCTTCCTCTACGTGGCTTTCCATGACCCCCACCGCTGTGGACACTCCCAGCCCCAGTATGGAACCTTCTGTGAGAAGTTTGGCAATGGGGAGAGCGGCATGGGGCGCATTCCAGACTGGACACCCCAGACCTACGACCCTCAGGATGTGATG GTGCCTTACTTTGTCCCAGACACACCGGCAGCCCGAGCAGACCTAGCCGCCCAGTACACCACCATCGGCCGGATGGACCAAG ggGTAGGGCTGGTGCTCCAGGAGCTGAGAAGTGCGGGCGTGCTGAATGAGACCCTCATCATCTTCACATCCGACAATGGGATCCCCTTCCCCAGTGGCAGGACCAACCTATACTGGCCTGGTACAGCCGAACCTTTGTTGGTGTCATCCCCAGAGCACCCACAACGTTGGGGCCAGGTCAGCGAGGCCTATGTGAGCCTTCTAG ACCTCACCCCCACCATCCTGGACTGGTTCAACGTTCCATATCCCAGCTATGCCATCTTTGGCTCAAAGACGATCCAGCTCACAGGCCGATCTCTCCTGCCAGCGCTGGAGGCAGAGCCCCTTTGGGCCACTGTCTTCAGCAGCCAGAGCCACCACGAGGTCACCATGTCCTACCCCATGCGCTCGGTACACCACCAGAACTTCCGCCTCATTCACAACCTCAGCTTCAAGATGCCATTTCCCATCGACCAAGATTTCTATGTCTCACCGACCTTCCAGGACCTCCTGAACCGAACCACAGCTGGCCAGCCCACAGGCTGGTACAAGGATCTCCACCATTACTACTACCGGGAACGCTGGGAACTCTACGATGTCAGCCGGGACCCTCGAGAGACACAGAACCTGGCCACTGACCCACACTTCTCTCAAGTACTGGAGATGCTGAAAGCCCAGCTGGCCAAATGGCAGTGGGAGACGCATGACCCCTGGGTGTGTGCCCCTGACGGGGTCCTGGAGGAAAAGCTCACACCGCAGTGCCGACCTCTCCACAATGAGCTCTGA